The following proteins are co-located in the Fusarium verticillioides 7600 chromosome 7, whole genome shotgun sequence genome:
- a CDS encoding choline dehydrogenase — MRHAFFAGLLAAPASVCAVALTGYEYIVVGSGAGGGPLAARLALAGHKTLLIEAGDDYASLNYTVPAYSANASEDPEISWNFFVRHYADDERQARDYKTTYDTPNGEYTGLNPPKGAKMKGTLYPRTQALGGCTAHNALIAVYPHQSDFEYIASLTGDDSWSADNMRKYFVKAEDNNYRPAGEAGHGYDGWLSTETAPLSIPLNDEQLFSILGGGAVALTEMSGKNITLDGLLADDANADTLARDQEAGFYQIPLSTKDASRIGPREFILSVRDAKHSNGTKKYPLDVRTNCYVTKVTFDDSKPPRANGVEFLDGKHLYKASPLATGAAGTPGNATASREVVVAGGVYNTPQILKLSGIGPADELKKFDIPVISDLPGVGTNLQDHYEISVQGTIENNFTSFDGCTFGLYTDEDPCVDRWKAPVDGDHGIYSSSGLAASMFYKSSTAEKDNFDIFAFGGPVNFRGYFPQYAVNATIEHNWFSWAILKAHPRNNAGEVLLQSADPLDMPAITFNYFDTGNGDYSADLQALYEAVELTRSAFANQAVNVTEVLPGAGVTSQKDIETYAKDVAWGHHASSTCPIGADDDKMAVLDSKFRVRGVTGLRVVDASVYPRIPGTFTAVSTYMVAEKAADIMLAELEE; from the coding sequence ATGAGACACGCCTTTTTCGCCGGCCTTTTGGCCGCTCCCGCCTCCGTGTGCGCCGTCGCCCTCACAGGCTACGAGTACATCGTCGTCGGCTCCGGCGCCGGAGGAGGACCTCTGGCTGCTCGCCTTGCATTGGCTGGTCACAAGACTCTCCTTATCGAGGCTGGTGACGACTATGCCTCGCTCAACTACACTGTTCCTGCATACTCTGCCAACGCGTCTGAGGATCCTGAGATCTCGTGGAACTTCTTTGTTCGTCActatgctgatgatgagcgaCAAGCGCGTGATTACAAGACTACGTATGATACTCCTAACGGAGAGTACACTGGTCTTAATCCCCCCAAGGGCGCCAAGATGAAGGGTACTCTGTATCCCCGcactcaagctcttggtggtTGCACAGCTCATAACGCTTTGATCGCTGTGTATCCTCACCAGTCTGACTTTGAGTACATTGCCTCTCTGACCGGTGATGATTCCTGGTCAGCGGATAACATGCGCAAGTActttgtcaaggctgaggacaACAACTACCGTCCTGCTGGCGAGGCTGGCCACGGTTATGATGGCTGGCTCAGCACTGAGACTGCTCCTCTTAGCATTCCCCTCAACGACGAGCAGCTCTTCAGCATTCTCGGTGGAGGTGCCGTTGCTCTGACTGAAATGAGTGGCAAGAACATCACCCTGGATGGTCTGCTCGCCGACGATGCCAACGCCGATACTCTGGCTCGTGACCAGGAAGCTGGCTTCTACCAGATCCCTCTATCAACTAAGGATGCTAGCCGTATTGGACCCCGTGAGTTCATCCTCTCTGTCCGCGACGCCAAGCACTCCAACGGTACAAAGAAGTATCCTCTCGATGTCCGAACCAACTGCTACGTCACCAAGGTCACTTTCGATGACTCCAAGCCCCCTCGTGccaatggtgttgagttcCTCGACGGCAAGCATCTCTACAAGGCTAGTCCTCTTGCCACCGGTGCTGCCGGCACTCCCGGTAACGCTACTGCTTCTCgtgaggttgttgttgccgGCGGTGTTTACAACACTCCTCAGATCCTCAAGCTTAGCGGTATCGGACCtgctgatgagctgaagaagtttGACATCCCCGTCATCTCTGACCTTCCCGGTGTCGGTACCAACCTGCAGGACCACTATGAGATTTCCGTCCAGGGAACTATCGAGAACAACTTCACATCCTTCGATGGCTGCACTTTCGGTCTCTACACCGACGAGGACCCCTGTGTCGACCGCTGGAAAGCTCCCGTTGATGGCGATCACGGCATCTACTCCTCTTCCGGTCTTGCTGCTTCTATGTTCTACAAGAGCTccactgctgagaaggacaACTTCGACATTTTTGCTTTCGGTGGTCCCGTCAACTTCAGAGGATATTTCCCTCAGTATGCCGTCAACGCCACCATCGAGCACAACTGGTTCTCCTGGGCTATCCTCAAGGCTCACCCCCGCAACAACGCCGGTGAAGTCCTCCTCCAGTCCGCTGATCCTCTCGACATGCCTGCCATCACCTTCAACTACTTCGACACTGGAAACGGCGACTACTCCGCTGATCTCCAGGCCCTGTACGAAGCCGTCGAGCTTACCCGCAGCGCATTCGCCAACCAGGCTGTCAACGTCACTGAGGTTCTTCCCGGTGCTGGTGTTACTTCTCAGAAGGACATTGAGACTTatgccaaggatgttgcttGGGGACACCACGCTTCGTCGACTTGCCCCATTGGCGCTGACGATGACAAGATGGCGGTTCTGGACTCCAAGTTCCGAGTTCGTGGTGTCACTGGTCTTCGTGTTGTTGATGCATCAGTTTATCCTCGTATCCCTGGTACCTTTACTGCTGTGTCGACTTACAtggttgctgagaaggctgctgataTCAtgctggctgagcttgaggaatAG
- a CDS encoding hypothetical protein (At least one base has a quality score < 10), with the protein MPGILQQYHDSRQEGVWTNQQNYQAFIEPSLGLEATRNPQCPPEPELVCFGMIKGLSARCRPSVNYSLSDSVKLLDAEKFIGSDDTSIEGKVSHEFTYLTHALFIQSELVLEINCSTLDSPSKSGPQISGKHIPGYSTQCTLDVIIYGPPDLSQDVGSFFEEYDLYLQDPVNCKRNVRYHNPHRLSVHPSDVKHTFDLGNPTAPLASTIDINDHSELLDIIFSHQDLAEAAQPRSIRTPLKPHQKQALTFLLQREYGWAWDGCRTDIWEVRDNGHESYFYNTVSGAVQVEQPPQFYGGIVADPMGLGKTLSMIALVACDVRAEDIEPSSLPGVDVEVSSGKTLIIVPAPLMGSWEEQLQRHCFPNSLPWRCHHNQSRLRVASDLDQIAIVLTTYHTVMTEWKKAKDTDQSIIFRTKWKRVILDEAHYIRKHQLATLSRHMQS; encoded by the exons ATGCCTGGGATCCTGCAACAATATCATGACAGCCGCCAGGAAGGTGTCTGGACGAATCAGCAAAACTACCAGGCCTTCATAGAACCCTCCCTTGGTCTCGAGGCAACTAGGAATCCCCAGTGTCCTCCCGAGCCAGAACTGGTTTGCTTTGGCATG ATCAAAGGTCTATCTGCCAGATGTCGGCCTTCGGTTAACTACTCTCTTTCCGATAGCGTTAAGCTCTTGGATGCTGAGAAATTCATTGGCTCTGACGACACTTCAATAGAAGGGAAGGTCAGCCATGAATTCACCTACTTAACACATGCTCTATTCATTCAGAGTGAGCTTGTGCTCGAAATCAATTGTTCAACTTTGGATAGTCCTTCCAAGTCAGGACCGCAAATCTCTGGAAAGCATATTCCAGGCTATTCGACACAATGTACTTTAGACGTTATTATTTATGGACCTCCAGATCTATCCCAGGATGTCGGCTCCTTCTTCGAAGAATACGACCTCTATCTACAAGATCCGGTAAACTGTAAGCGAAATGTGCGATACCATAACCCCCACAGGTTATCGGTTCATCCGAGTGATGTCAAGCATACATTCGACTTGGGTAATCCAACTGCACCACTGGCCAGTACGATTGATATCAACGATCATTCGGAGCTACTTGACATCATATTTTCGCACCAAGACCTTGCAGAGGCGGCGCAACCGAGATCCATCAGAACACCGTTGAAACC CCATCAAAAGCAAGCCTTGACATTTCTACTTCAAAGAGAGTATGGCTGGGCATGGGATGGGTGTCGAACCGACATATGGGAAGTAAGGGATAATGGCCATGAGTCATA TTTCTACAACACAGTTTCGGGCGCCGTTCAAGTTGAGCAACCACCTCAGTTTTATGGAGGAATTGTCGCTGACCCAATGGGTCTGGGTAAAACACTCAGCATGATCGCACTAGTAGCATGCGATGTCCGTGCGGAGGACATTGAACCTTCTTCACTTCCTGGTGTAGATGTTGAGGTCTCTTCAGGCAAAACTCTGATCATTGTTCCTGCGCCAT TGATGGGTTCCTGGGAAGAACAACTTCAGAG ACATTGCTTTCCAAATAGTCTACCATGGCGTTGCCACCATAACCAGTCTCGCTTACGAGTGGCTTCAGACCTAGATCAAATAGCAATCGTCTTAACAACATACCACACAGTAATGACAGAATGGAAGAAGGCCAAAGACACAGATCAATCCATCATTTTCAGAACAAAATGGAAAAGGgtcatcctcgatgaag CTCACTACATTCGAAAACATCAACTCGCAACTCTCTCGCGCCATATGCAGTCTTGA